The proteins below are encoded in one region of Pseudonocardia sp. DSM 110487:
- a CDS encoding Ppx/GppA phosphatase family protein: MSRVAAIDCGTNSIRLLVTDVTTGSDGVPALRDVHRETRIVRLGQGVDATGELVPEAIERTRAALADYTAVLLRKGAERVRMVATSATRDARNRDDFFGMVRDTLGIEAEVISGDEEAQLSFTGAVGDLDPDAGPFVVVDVGGGSTELVVGTLEVDKAAVRAARSVDIGSVRITERCLHGDPPSAEEVSQARELATGILDDAFDAVPVDGVCTWVGVAGTITTLSAVAQDLAAYDPDAVHMSRIPRADLHRIAAELLGLSRAERGRYGGIHPGRIDVIGGGALIVDVLAAELHERAGIDELVVSEHDILDGIARSIV, encoded by the coding sequence ATGTCACGAGTTGCCGCCATCGACTGCGGGACCAACTCGATCCGCCTGCTGGTCACCGACGTCACCACCGGGTCAGACGGCGTGCCCGCGCTGCGCGACGTGCATCGCGAGACCCGGATCGTCCGGCTCGGGCAGGGCGTCGACGCCACTGGTGAGCTCGTGCCCGAGGCGATCGAACGCACCCGCGCCGCACTCGCCGACTACACCGCCGTGCTGCTGCGCAAGGGCGCGGAGCGCGTGCGGATGGTGGCCACCAGTGCCACCCGCGACGCCCGCAACCGCGACGACTTCTTCGGGATGGTCCGCGACACCCTCGGCATCGAGGCCGAGGTCATCTCCGGCGACGAGGAAGCACAGCTCTCGTTCACCGGAGCGGTGGGTGACCTCGACCCCGACGCCGGACCGTTCGTCGTGGTCGACGTCGGCGGCGGCTCAACCGAACTCGTCGTCGGCACCCTTGAAGTCGACAAGGCAGCGGTCCGCGCGGCCCGTTCCGTCGACATCGGCAGCGTCCGGATCACCGAGCGGTGCCTGCACGGCGACCCGCCGAGCGCGGAGGAGGTCTCGCAGGCCCGTGAGCTCGCCACCGGCATCCTCGACGACGCGTTCGACGCCGTACCCGTCGACGGCGTGTGCACCTGGGTCGGCGTCGCGGGGACGATCACCACCCTGTCCGCGGTGGCGCAGGACCTCGCGGCGTACGACCCCGACGCCGTGCACATGTCCCGGATCCCGCGCGCCGACCTGCACCGGATCGCGGCGGAGCTGCTGGGCCTTTCCCGCGCGGAGCGGGGCCGCTACGGCGGGATCCACCCCGGGCGCATCGACGTGATCGGCGGTGGCGCGCTGATCGTCGACGTGCTGGCGGCCGAGCTGCACGAACGCGCCGGTATCGACGAGCTCGTGGTGAGCGAGCACGACATCCTCGACGGCATCGCCCGCTCCATCGTCTGA
- a CDS encoding NAD(P)/FAD-dependent oxidoreductase yields the protein MDAMARNTRIVVVGGGYVGMYTALRLQKKLRRGEAEVTVIDPQPHMTYQPFLPEAAAGSIEPRHVVVPLRKVLRKCHHLTGRVTAINHADREVTAELVSGTVTTLGYDVLVVAPGSVARTLPVPGLAERGIAFKTVGEAIYLRNHVLSRLDAAATTIDPGLRRRLLTFLVVGGGYAGIEALAELQDMARYATRYYENIAPEDMRWVLVEAAGRIMPEVGPRMGLYTVERLMEAGIEVFLDTRVQSMEGGHVVLSDDTEFDTDTIVWTAGVKPSPMLEHTDLPRDARGRVECTAELQVVEMPDVFSAGDCASVPDLSKDDPDARTSPSAQHAVRQAKVLADNIVAHLRGRPLKQYKHSYAGSVASLGLYKGVAEIYGVKLRGPVAWFMHRTYHVSRMPTWNRRIRIVFDWTGALFLGREVVSLGQIMDPKAEFTRVAGPGKPAPTTEKASEPISTAAKGA from the coding sequence ATGGATGCCATGGCGCGCAACACGCGGATCGTCGTGGTCGGTGGCGGTTACGTCGGCATGTACACCGCACTGCGGCTGCAGAAGAAGCTGCGCCGCGGTGAGGCCGAGGTCACGGTGATCGACCCACAGCCGCACATGACCTACCAGCCGTTCCTCCCCGAGGCGGCGGCCGGCTCGATCGAGCCGCGCCACGTGGTGGTGCCGCTGCGCAAGGTGCTGCGGAAGTGCCACCACCTCACCGGCCGGGTCACGGCGATCAACCATGCCGACCGCGAGGTCACGGCGGAGCTCGTCTCCGGCACGGTCACCACACTGGGATACGACGTGCTCGTCGTGGCGCCCGGATCGGTGGCCCGCACGCTCCCGGTTCCGGGACTCGCCGAGCGGGGCATCGCCTTCAAGACCGTCGGCGAGGCCATCTACCTGCGCAACCACGTCCTGTCGCGGCTCGACGCAGCGGCCACCACGATCGATCCCGGACTGCGCAGGCGGCTGCTCACGTTCCTGGTGGTCGGCGGTGGCTACGCCGGCATCGAGGCGCTCGCCGAGCTGCAGGACATGGCCCGCTACGCCACCCGCTACTACGAGAACATCGCCCCTGAGGACATGCGCTGGGTGCTCGTCGAGGCCGCCGGGCGGATCATGCCCGAGGTCGGCCCACGGATGGGGCTCTACACCGTCGAGCGACTGATGGAAGCCGGCATCGAGGTCTTCCTCGACACCCGCGTGCAGTCGATGGAGGGCGGGCACGTCGTCCTCTCCGACGACACCGAGTTCGATACCGACACGATCGTCTGGACCGCGGGCGTCAAGCCCAGCCCCATGCTCGAGCACACCGATCTTCCCCGTGACGCGCGCGGTCGGGTCGAGTGCACCGCCGAGCTGCAGGTCGTCGAGATGCCCGACGTGTTCAGCGCGGGCGACTGCGCGTCCGTACCCGACCTGTCGAAGGACGACCCCGACGCCCGCACCAGCCCGTCGGCCCAGCACGCGGTCCGGCAGGCCAAGGTGCTCGCCGACAACATCGTCGCGCACCTGCGTGGCCGTCCCCTGAAGCAGTACAAGCACAGCTACGCGGGGTCGGTTGCGAGCCTCGGGCTGTACAAGGGTGTCGCCGAGATCTACGGCGTCAAGCTGCGCGGCCCGGTCGCCTGGTTCATGCACCGCACCTACCACGTGAGCCGCATGCCCACGTGGAACCGGCGCATCCGCATCGTCTTCGACTGGACCGGCGCGTTGTTCCTCGGCCGCGAGGTCGTGTCGCTCGGCCAGATCATGGACCCGAAGGCGGAGTTCACCCGGGTCGCGGGGCCGGGCAAGCCCGCGCCGACCACCGAGAAGGCTTCTGAGCCGATCTCCACCGCGGCCAAGGGCGCCTGA
- a CDS encoding uracil-DNA glycosylase — MGTKPSTASFRNVAELDAALVDCRVCPRLVGWREQVAREKRAAFRHEEYWGRPVPGFGPIDAPLLIVGLAPAAHGANRTGRMFTGDRSGDVLYAALHAVGLANQPTAVHAGDGLELISTRITAPVHCAPPDNKPTPDERERCGAWLRAELALLRPRAVVVLGAFGWQALLPALAEAGWVVPRPRPRFAHGAHVELVGERGPLHLFGCYHVSQQNTFTGRLTPAMLEDVLRRAAGVARLTLRREVSVT, encoded by the coding sequence GTGGGGACCAAGCCGTCGACGGCGAGCTTCCGGAACGTCGCCGAGCTCGACGCGGCGCTCGTCGACTGCCGTGTCTGCCCCCGGCTGGTCGGATGGCGCGAGCAGGTGGCAAGGGAGAAGCGGGCGGCGTTCCGGCACGAGGAGTACTGGGGCCGGCCGGTGCCGGGGTTCGGCCCGATCGACGCGCCGCTGCTGATCGTGGGCCTCGCCCCCGCGGCGCACGGCGCGAACCGGACGGGCCGGATGTTCACCGGCGACCGCTCCGGCGACGTGCTGTACGCCGCGCTGCACGCCGTCGGCCTGGCGAACCAGCCAACCGCCGTGCACGCCGGCGACGGACTCGAGCTCATCTCCACCCGGATCACCGCACCGGTGCACTGCGCGCCGCCGGACAACAAACCGACGCCCGACGAGCGCGAGCGCTGCGGCGCGTGGCTGCGCGCCGAGCTGGCGCTGCTACGGCCACGGGCGGTGGTCGTGCTCGGCGCGTTCGGCTGGCAGGCGCTCCTGCCGGCGCTCGCCGAGGCGGGCTGGGTGGTGCCCCGGCCGCGGCCGCGATTCGCCCACGGTGCCCACGTCGAGCTGGTGGGCGAGCGGGGACCGCTGCACCTGTTCGGCTGCTACCACGTGAGCCAGCAGAACACCTTCACCGGACGACTGACGCCCGCGATGCTCGAGGACGTGCTGCGTCGTGCGGCCGGCGTAGCCAGGCTCACCCTCAGGAGGGAAGTGTCCGTGACCTGA
- a CDS encoding sigma-70 family RNA polymerase sigma factor, with the protein MPDHEVFERHRPHLRAVAMRLLGSAAEADDAVQEAWLRFNRADTDDVHNIAGWLTTVVSRVSLDALRARASRREQPAGWELPEPRDVVSPDPQEEVQLADSVGRALLVVLDRLAPAERVAFVLHDVFGLAFAEIGPVLQRSPDATKKLASRARQKVRVPEEALPADLAGHRRVVETFLDAVRRADLDALLAVLAPDVVRRADPISLRPGGAAVVRGAREVAAEARTLSRERARHAEPALVNGAVGAIVAPGGRLRAALTFTIDGGRITAYEVIADPARLAGLDVAVLA; encoded by the coding sequence ATGCCGGATCACGAGGTGTTCGAGCGGCACCGCCCGCACCTGCGGGCCGTGGCCATGCGACTGCTCGGCTCGGCCGCCGAGGCCGACGATGCCGTGCAGGAGGCGTGGCTGCGGTTCAACCGCGCCGACACCGACGACGTGCACAACATCGCCGGGTGGCTGACGACGGTGGTCTCCCGCGTGAGCCTTGACGCGCTGCGCGCCCGTGCCTCGCGGCGTGAGCAGCCCGCGGGATGGGAGCTCCCGGAGCCGCGGGACGTCGTGAGCCCCGACCCGCAGGAGGAGGTCCAGCTGGCCGACTCGGTAGGGCGGGCGCTGCTGGTCGTGCTCGACCGGCTCGCGCCGGCCGAACGGGTCGCATTCGTGCTGCACGACGTGTTCGGGCTGGCGTTCGCCGAGATCGGCCCTGTCCTCCAGCGGTCGCCGGACGCCACGAAGAAGCTGGCCAGCCGGGCGCGGCAGAAGGTGCGCGTGCCCGAGGAGGCGTTACCGGCCGACCTCGCGGGGCACCGCCGGGTGGTGGAGACGTTCCTCGACGCCGTCCGCCGCGCCGACCTGGACGCGCTGCTCGCGGTGCTCGCGCCCGACGTCGTGCGCCGGGCCGATCCGATCTCCCTCCGGCCGGGCGGGGCAGCGGTGGTCCGCGGCGCCCGCGAGGTGGCCGCGGAGGCGCGCACGCTCTCGCGGGAGCGCGCGCGGCACGCCGAGCCTGCCCTGGTGAACGGCGCGGTCGGCGCGATCGTCGCCCCTGGCGGACGGCTGCGCGCGGCGCTGACCTTCACGATCGACGGCGGGCGCATCACCGCGTACGAGGTGATCGCCGATCCGGCCCGCCTCGCGGGGCTCGACGTGGCTGTTCTCGCCTAG
- a CDS encoding acyl-CoA dehydrogenase family protein has translation MRPGDHRTHLVENQPPPLAGADLLACDPALTGAVAREGAEEALPALRQLAALVTSAEAREHARLANTHSPVLHTHDRYGHRVDEVEFHPSWHWLVRTSVGWGLHGAPWVAEPGTGAHVARAAGFYLMSQLEPGHGCPISMTYAAVPALRHDPQLAARYEAGLRSTTYEFGLAEPSTKAGLLAGMSMTEKQGGSDVRAGTTTATVTSDGTYRLVGHKWFTSAPMNDLFLTLAQAPAGLTCFVLPRVLPDGTRNAIRLQRLKDKLGNRSNASAEIEYTGATGWRLGDEGRGVQTIIEMVSMTRLDCVLGSAALTRAALTEAAHHVAHRGAFGTRLADAPLMQTVIADLALESEAATALAIRLAGAVDREERTLLRLALPAAKYLVCKRAPAVVAEALECLGGNGYVEDSGLPLLYREAPLNSIWEGSGSVTALDVLRAVTREPESVDAVFAEIEAASGRDTWFDRGVRELRTELRGREERRARRLAEMLALCLQGSLLLRHAPDEVARAFVASRFLPDGPWRTSGTLPAEAQADALVARVTP, from the coding sequence CTGCGACCGGGCGACCACCGCACGCACCTGGTCGAGAACCAGCCGCCCCCGCTCGCCGGCGCCGACCTGCTGGCCTGCGACCCCGCGCTGACCGGCGCGGTCGCCAGGGAGGGCGCGGAGGAGGCGCTGCCCGCGCTGCGCCAGCTCGCCGCCCTCGTCACGTCCGCGGAGGCCCGCGAGCACGCCCGCCTCGCCAACACCCACTCGCCGGTGCTGCACACCCACGACCGGTACGGCCACCGCGTCGACGAGGTCGAGTTCCACCCGTCGTGGCACTGGCTCGTGCGCACGTCGGTGGGCTGGGGGTTGCACGGGGCACCATGGGTGGCCGAGCCGGGCACGGGCGCGCACGTCGCGCGCGCCGCGGGGTTCTACCTGATGAGCCAGCTGGAGCCGGGCCACGGCTGCCCGATCTCGATGACGTACGCGGCGGTGCCCGCCCTGCGTCACGACCCCCAGCTCGCCGCGAGGTACGAGGCCGGCCTGCGGTCCACGACGTACGAGTTCGGGCTCGCCGAGCCGTCGACGAAGGCGGGCCTGCTCGCCGGGATGTCGATGACCGAGAAGCAGGGTGGTTCCGACGTCCGCGCCGGCACCACGACGGCCACCGTCACCTCCGACGGCACCTACCGGCTGGTCGGGCACAAGTGGTTCACCTCCGCGCCGATGAACGACCTGTTCCTGACGCTCGCGCAGGCCCCGGCCGGGCTCACCTGCTTCGTGCTCCCCCGAGTGCTTCCCGACGGCACGCGCAACGCGATCCGGCTGCAACGGCTCAAGGACAAGCTCGGCAACCGGTCGAACGCCTCCGCCGAGATCGAGTACACCGGTGCGACCGGATGGCGCCTCGGCGACGAGGGCCGGGGCGTGCAGACGATCATCGAGATGGTGTCGATGACGCGGCTGGACTGCGTGCTCGGCTCGGCCGCGCTCACCCGGGCCGCGCTCACCGAGGCCGCGCACCACGTGGCCCACCGCGGCGCGTTCGGCACCCGGCTCGCCGACGCGCCGCTCATGCAGACGGTGATCGCCGACCTCGCACTGGAGTCCGAGGCCGCCACGGCGCTGGCGATCCGGCTCGCCGGGGCCGTCGACCGCGAGGAGCGCACGCTGCTGCGGCTCGCGCTGCCCGCCGCGAAGTACCTGGTGTGCAAGCGGGCGCCCGCCGTGGTGGCGGAGGCCCTGGAGTGCCTCGGCGGCAACGGTTACGTCGAGGACTCGGGCCTGCCACTGCTCTACCGGGAGGCGCCGCTGAACTCGATCTGGGAGGGCTCGGGCAGCGTCACCGCCCTCGACGTCCTGCGTGCGGTCACGCGCGAGCCCGAGTCGGTCGACGCGGTGTTCGCGGAGATCGAGGCGGCCTCCGGGCGCGACACGTGGTTCGACCGGGGCGTCCGCGAGCTGCGCACGGAGCTGCGCGGGCGCGAGGAGCGGCGGGCGCGCAGGCTCGCCGAGATGCTCGCGCTGTGCCTGCAGGGGTCGCTGCTGCTGCGGCACGCTCCCGACGAGGTGGCACGCGCGTTCGTCGCGAGCCGCTTCCTGCCCGACGGGCCATGGCGTACGTCCGGCACTCTGCCGGCCGAGGCGCAGGCCGACGCGCTGGTCGCCAGGGTCACCCCCTGA